GGAGGTCTACGGTGACAGGCGGCTGCACCAGAGACCTTGAGCGACGCGGCCGTCATATAGGAAGTCCGAACATTCATAGGTGCTGGATCTCGTATAGCAACTAGAAATGGCGGCTTCTGGGTGATGGCAATGAAGAGCGTCCCATCCTTCACAGCTACACCAACATTTATACAAGAAGCATGATGTGGGCCTGATCCCAGCCGCCCTCCATGGTGTGAGCCTGACTCTGGCCGCCCGCCATGGTGTGAGCCTGACTCTGGCCGCCCGCCATGGTGTGAGCCTGACTCTGGCCGCCCTCCATGGTGTGAGCCTGACTCTGGCCGCCCTCCATGGTGTGAGCCTGACTCTGGCCGCCCTCCATGGTGTGAGCCTGACTCTGGCCGCCTGCCATGGTGTGAGCCTGACTCTGGCCGCCCTCCATGGTGTGAGCCTGACTCTGGCCGCCCTCCATGGTGTGAGCCTGACTCTGGCCGCCCTCCATGGTGTGAGCCTGACTCTGGCCGCCCTCCATGGTGTGAGCCTGACTCTGGCCACCCGCCATGGTGTGAGCCTGACTCTGGCCGCCCTCCATGGTGTGAGCCTGACTCTGGCCGCCCTCCATGGTGTGAGCCTGACTCTGGCCGCCCTCCATGGTGTGAGCCTGACTCTGGCCGCCCTCCATGGTGTGAGCCTGACTCTGGCCGCCCGCCATGGTGTGAGCCTGACTCTGGCCGCCTGCCATGGTGTGAGCCTGACTCTGGCCGCCCGCCATGATGTGGGCCTGATCCCAGCCGCCCTCCATGGTGTGAGCCTGACTCTGGCCGCCCTCCATGATGTGGGCCTGATCCCAGCCGCCCTCCATGGTGTGAGCCTGACTCTGGCCGCCCTCCATGGTGTGAGCCTGACTCTGGCCGCCCGCCATGGTGTGAGCCTGACTCTGGCCGCCCGCCATGGTGTGAGCCTGACTCTGGCCGCCCTCCATGGTGTGAGCCTGACTCTGGCCGCCCGCCATGGTGTGAGCCTGACTCTGGCCGCCCTCCATGGTGTGAGCCTGACTCTGGCCGCCCTCCATGGTGTGGGCCTGATCCCAGCCGCCCTCCATGGTGTGAGCCTGACTCTGGCCGCCCTCCATGGTGTGAGCCTGACTCTGGCCGCCTGCCATGGTGTGAGCCTGACTCTGGCCGCCCTCCATGGTGTGAGCCTGACTCTGGCCGCCCTCCATGGTGTGAGCCTGACTCTGGCCGCCCTCCATGGTGTGAGCCTGACTCTGGCCGCCTGCCATGGTGTGAGCCTGACTCTGGCCGCCCTCCATGGTGTGAGCCTGACTCTGGCCGCCCTCCATGGTGTGAGCCTGACTCTGGCCGCCCTCCATGATGTGGGCCTGATCCCAGCCGCCCTCCATGGTGTGAGCCTGACTCTGGCCGCCCGCCATGGTGTGAGCCTGACTCTGGCCGCCCGCCATGGTGTGAGCCTGACTCTGGCCGCCCTCCATGGTGTGAGCCTGACTCTGGCCGCCCGCCATGGTGTGAGCCTGACTCTGGCCGCCCTCCATGGTGTGAGCCTGACTCTGGCCGCCCTCCATGGTGTGGGCCTGATCCCAGCCGCCCTCCATGGTGTGAGCCTGACTCTGGCCGCCCGCCATGGTGTGAGCCTGACTCTGCCCGCCCTCCATGGTGTGGGCCTGATCCCAGCCGCCCTCCATGGTGTGAGCCTGACTGGCCGCCCTCCATGGTGTGAGCCTGACTCTGGCCGCCTGCCATGGTGTGAGCCTGACTCTGGCCGCCCTCCATGGTGTGAGCCTGACTCTGGCCGCCCTCCATGGTGTGAGCCTGACTCTGGCCACCCGCCATGGTGTGAGCCTGACTCTGGCCGCCCTCCATGGTGTGAGCCTGACTCTGGCCGCCCTCCATGGTGTGAGCCTGACTCTGGCCGCCCTCCATGGTGTGAGCCTGACTCTGGCCGCCCTCCATGGTGTGAGCCTGACTCTGGCCGCCTGCCATGGTGTGAGCCTGACTCTGGCTGCCCTCCATGGTGTGAGCCTGACTCTGGCCGCCCGCCATGGTGTGAGCCTGACTCTGGCCGCCCTCCATGGTGTGAGCCAGACTCTGGCCGCCCTCCATGGTGTGAGCCTGACTCTGGCCGCCCTCCATGGTGTGAGCCTGACTCTGGCCGCCCACCATGGTGTGAGCCTGACTCTGGCCGCCCTCCATGGTGTGAGCCTGACTCTGGCCGCCCGCCATGGTGTTTGCTTGACCCCAACTGCCTTCCATGGTGCGCAACTTACTCCAGCTGAATGCCACGGTGTGGTCCTGACCCTGGCCCCCTTCCTTGGTGTTGGCCACATGTTGACCAGCTGCCACGGTGTGGTCCTTGACTCTGGCCGCCCTCCATGATATCGGCCTGACCCCAGCTACCCATCACAGTGTTGGACTCACGCCGGTCAGTGTAGGCCTGACACCTGCCGCCCTCCATGTTGTGAGCCTAGCCCTGGCCTCCTTCCATGGTGTAACCCTATATAAATCCGCATAATATGATACCAGTACTGCTACATAACCCTATTTAATGTGGATTTTGGGGTCTCTATGTGAAGAAATACAACTGTGATCAAGGCTCGCAGCCACTGTGCACCTCCATTCCTGCCTCCTGAGTGGTGGCCATCCGTCACATCCATATTGCCAACTTTCCTGGAATATGGAGGATTGGTCCAAGAAAAGTGAAAACCTCCCAGCTTCCATGGGAGGAACAGTGCCAATAACAGAGGCCGAGACTGACCTTTATTATGCACATATATAAGTTGGTCGCCCCACTGGACATCGCCCTACCCTGGGGTCGGTGGGTCTTGGATGCCCATACCTGGATGGTAAAGCTCCGCTCCACCCAACAGTTTACACAATCTGATGATCTGCGCTCAGATTTGGGTTGAGGTTGCCTTGGCTCTGCACGCACCTCCTCACCGCTAGTATTAAGAGCAGTAGCGACAGGAAGTGTTGACATGGTTCCGTGATCCCCCACATATCGGTCTTCGTTGCACTGATGCCAGTTGTAAATATGTTGCCATCAGTAAAAGCCAAATCTCTCCATTATATTTTGTATTTGGAATTGTCTTTGTATCTGCATCACCCACCAAACCCGTAGAAAGAGCACACGAGTCAACGGAGGGGCCACACGCGTGACTCCACACATCGAGACCAAACTCGAGTCTGAGATGTCTCCGGCCATATTCACGAAGCGATGGACCTGAAGATGATATATGTGTCTGTACGTGATCATTACTGTGCTGGAATAAAATAATTATCTACAGAGATCTCATAGAATCTATGTGTATATAGCGTCACATCCATCCGCGGGAGTTACAGAGGCCGTGTGTATATAGCGTCACATCCATCACCGGGAGTTACAGAGGCCGCGTGTATATAGCGTCACATCCATCCCCGGGAGTTACAGAGGCCGCGTGTATATAGCGTCACATCCATCACCGGGAGTTACAGAGGCCgcgtgtatatactgtatagcgtCACATCCATCCCCGGGAGCTACAGAGGCCGCGTGTATATAGCGTCACATCCATCCCCGGGAGTTACAGAGGCCGTGTGTATATAGCGTCACATCCATCACCGGGAGTTACAGAGGCCGCGTGTATATAGCGTCACATCCATCCCCGGGAGTTACAGAGGCCGTGTGTATATAGCGTCACATCCATCACCGGGAGTTACAGAGgccgtgtgtatatactgtatagcatCACATCCATCCCCGGGAGTTACAGAGGCCGCGTGTATATAGCGTCACATCCATCCGCGGGAGTTACAGAGGCCGTGTGTATATAGCGTCACATCCATCACCGGGAGTTACAGAGGCCgcgtgtatatactgtatagcgtCACATCCATCCCCGGGAGCTACAGAGGCCGCGTGTATATAGCGTCACATCCATCCCCGGGAGTTACAGAGGCCGTGTGTATATAGCATCACATCCATCCCCGGGAGTTACAGAGGCCGCGTGTATATAGCGTCACATCCATCCCCGGGAGTTACAGAGGCCGTGTGTATATAGCGTCACATCCATCACCGGGAGTTACAGAGgccgtgtgtatatactgtatagcgtCACATCCATCCCCGGGAGCTACAGAGGCCGCGTGTATATAGCGTCACATCCATCCCCGGGAGTTACAGAGGCCGTGTGTATATAGCGTCACATCCATCACCGGGAGTTACAGAGgccgtgtgtatatactgtatagcatCACATCCATCCCCGGGAGTTACAGAGGCCGCGTGTATATAGCGTCACATCCATCCCCGGGAGTTACAGAGGCCGTGTGTATATATAGCGTCACATCCATCCGCGGGAGTTACAGAGGCTGTGTGTATATAGCATCACATCCATCACCGGGAGTTACAGAGGCCGCGTGTATATAGCGTCACATCTAGCACCGGGAGTTACAGAGGCCGCATGTATATAGTGGCTGTCTCGAATCCCACCAATATATCACGGATCACAGGGATAATTCCTTTATCatcccccaccactcacaccaatttgtcatgaaccggggttgtttggttacccctggttctttctgaaggggattttatctatatcccacttcccagttctggtttagaactttcagctctctggcgccccccttaccctcaggtccgtccaagtactgcacctagggtaattagtcaccagaaaggctgccttactttgtactggctaatgggcacactgcagagaGGGCGATAtatctactcccactcaggcgggaacaataattatcaacaccgcagtcgctacaCAGCCTGCCAAACGCACAGGATAAatcccgctgccaccagctccgatttcttaattattaatgggtccagagccaacccagattagtagcgtaattcaaccCAGAGGACAtggcagtacgttatagagcaagaagagtaaaagctagtaattttatctttggctccaaaaaaggtaggcagtgtttacagaggtataacaAGATCTTATAAaggaagacaagtatcgtatgtacagtacaattaaaaATAAAATGGGATTCAAATTGAAAAGAATACTTACATTTTGTTATGTCATTTCATCTtatggctgaccgtgtgctgtggggaagggtgagcatatatccagatgcatcaacCCCTGTCTCtcagctagaccccagacaaaaAACCCTGGAAGACTCCtacttcactcacttatttcccagcctaaaaccaaggcactccccctgtggtgacctcactcaggacTGAATCCTCTCCTTTCTTAGAGCTGtgacaaaccatttttttttacatagctcgctgtatgaatctcgcatacgaaagacacaatgatcaggaggtgCACCCCGTtggggggattcttttaagtgtaaacatggcATAGTTACATGACCAGCTTAAGGAGAAACCAGCTCCTTACACTCGTTGGGTATAGCTCCTAGCAATTTCggtgagctatagatctctcgatggcCATCCGGAATATATATTCCTTATATCTCTAGCCGTTATCGATGCCAATATATATaactttaaaagaacaatagaatcccaTGCTTTCTGTATCAGTTTTGGCTGATATTAGGTGGGAGGGGGAATGAGGAGTGTAGGGAGACTTGTCTGTCGCAGCACAGAGCCAAAAAAATTCTTGAAGGaggggggaaatgaggggtttaggattccagccttctgctgtcaggcacaggaaactgcagctgacaGCTCTGTATGTATAATTGCAGTAATCAGAACTTACAATTTCCTGACACCTCCTCCATAGCTTTTCACTAAACAAGCCCTCCTCCTCATCAACTTTTCACTAAAGTCCTCCTCCTTTTATTAAAGTCctcagaacttcttcctatttcctgacacctcCCCTTTTTGGGCTGCGCTATGGAGGCAGAACCTCGCGGTACTCCTCCATGTGCACCTCGGCAGGTTCGCCCCggcgggacaacccatctgcattgccatgctcactGCCCATTTTGTTTTTCACGGGTAAAGTTGTACtgttggagggcaaggctccagcgtagcaaccttccgttggtccCACACATGGCTTGTagtcagcgcagagggttgtgttcagtcaccacagtgaaggtgcgaccatacAGGTAAGGCTGCAAATATTGCAGGGccaagactatggccaggcactccttctcgatggtagaataggccacttccctcggcagaagtttCCGGTTTAGTTACAACACGAggtgctcttggttccccgagctgacctggctgagcacagcaccgaggccaaactcgctggcgtcggtcagcACCAGGAACAAtctactgctgtcgactgcttttaaCATGGGAGAGTggcacagggctgttttcaaagcctggaaggccccctcacagccatctgtccagtcgactacttggggtagcttcttcctggtgaggtccgttaagggttttgccaggcttctatagttctgtacgaagtgcctatagtaccctgcagtgcccaggaaggacatccccTATTGCTTGGTCTTGGGGGTGGGCCAGGACGCAACGCAAGCACTTTCCCAAGCTCTGGTCTTATGGAGTTCCTgcctacccggtgtcccaggtagtgaacctctctcatgcccatctggcactttcctggcttgatggtcagacctgcttgaattcgcctgagcacctcctgaagatgctgcaggtgttcatcccaggatgaactgaagatggcaatgtcatccaagtacgccaccgcgtacttctccagtccctaaagcaggtggttgaccatctgctggaaaatggcaggtgcattcttcatgccgaagggcatgaccaggtaCTTGTACAGTCCGAAGGGAGTGATAAAGGCGaaattctcctgcgcctcggggttcAGGGGAATCTTCCAGTATCCtccactcagatccattatggtcagatattctgcgccagctaaccgctcaagcagctcttcgatgcgcagcattgggtgcgcgtcagaggctgtgatggcattgagccccctgtagtcctcgcagaaccgggtggtccgatccatctttggcacgagaactacaggtgaggcccacgcactctttgaccgttgaatcacccccagctgtaatatCTCATCGATCTCCTAGCGCATAACCCGCTGTACCTCGtcagagatccgatagggtgtttgccgtagtggggcaTCATTCCAGGTGTCCACCTCGTGGGCCGCTAACTCAGTCCTTGGAGGTCGGTTCtagaacacggcccggaagggttccagcgtggtcTGCAACTGTGACCGCTGGGGTTCGaataacaaggcgcttacctccacttcCTCGATGGACCCGCCGGCCATGAGGCccccaggagggggtcttcctccctgtCTGGGAAGGCTGCAGACTGGTAGGATGCAGGCTTCAcgctcgtgatgagccttcatcatattgacatgaaaggcctttcgcctaccccgagtgtggtcaagcttatcctttggtacggggaccagcacccacaccttttgacctgcCTGGTAGGTCCGCTCTTGGGCaatctggtcataccagtgcttctgatcagcccgatcctgtgtcatgttgtcatgcaccaactgtgtcaaggtctgcattttgtcaaggAAGCgcttgacatactccactatggacacttcagaagggttcggctactcttcccaggattccattatcaacccaaggggtccccggactcgcctgccgtacaggagttcaaagggggagaaccccgatGAGGCctatggaacctctcggtaagcgaatagaaggtgtgggaggtaccgctcccagctgCGTCCTTggatctcaaccagcatgcgtagcatctgtttgagggtaccgttgaagcactcacacaagccattggtctgtgggtgatacgcactcgataccagacgcttcacctgcattttcttacagagagcctacattaggcgagacatgaattgggtcccttgatcggtaagcatctccatGGGAAATCTTACCTGTGaatgatggccaacagggcatccacaACCTTATCAGCCctggttgaggacagagccactgcctctgggtaccaggtAGGGTAGTCTACCACGGTGAGGATGAATTGCTTTCTAGAGCTGCTagggatggccagcgggcccacaatgtccaccgcaatcCTATGGAAAgtttcctctatcactggcaaagtgatcagaggagccttaagagcaggccttccccactctttgacaggtgatacaggagcagcaatggtttgtcacatctgtctccatcttgggccaatagaagtgttgagacagccgggccttagttttgctgacccccaagtgtccagctagtgggatctcatgggcaatccgcaacaactcaccccggtattggtacgggacgaccagctgtctttccatcAACCACCCCTTTTGGGATTTTCCAGGtattgtctcccggtacaacctcccttgttcccagaacaccctctccttatccatCACGGAGGAGGGCGTCTCGgcaaggtgtctcaaattctccagtcTCGCATCTGAGTGTAGAGCGGCCTGGAACTCCTGActaggggcagccagaagcgatgtcagggtcccttccccatgggaatcctctgggacctgctcttgtTCAGTCATGCCTGTGACTGAAGAGGGTCCAGAAAGTAGAACGTTATCTGCGTTTCGGGCactctgcgggtgacagcagctacgtattaagtctccccggggatttccacagacccatcagccggcgctgctatgggtactacctcctcatccaaccccaacatcccaggagcagtgctacttatggggcagttaccttcctctgtggcactggtcagttgcacggcatcaccttcctcaagtttcccatgcatctccccattagcACCATTGCTTGCTCCTGTTACGGGTTCCTCAGCCGTCCCACCCCGcagagcactcctgcacctgtgaacacatcattcttaggctactttcacactttcgttttctggggtccgtcgtggtgcagtaaaatgacgtatcaacggacgtcatgaaaataggtaaAAATGTGTGCGACAGATCCAGTGTAATGATGGATCTTTCGTACAGAAATTCCGGGAAATAAATGAGAGAGAGAgatccgattttccgacgtgcacaaaaaatgttacaatgaacgttttttctgcacgacggaccgctattttacgatggatccagtgcatgacgggtgAAACAGATggctatccgtcacaatccgtcgctaatacaagtctatgggaaaatgcaggatcaaaaatcgacagattgtgacggttctgaaaagacagaagtgtgaaagtagcctaaggaaacaaatggttagcaggtaaaacacgcatattttcatcatcagcatcatcagtattaccctcggcattttcagaaaaatgattatcatgtacatcagaggtgtcaaactgcattcctcgagggccgcaaacaggtcatgttttcaggatttccttgtattgcacaaggtgctggaatcattctgtgcaggtgattaaattatcacctgtgcaatacaaggaaatcctgaaaacatgacctgtttgcggccctcgagaaacgcagtttgacacctctgatgtacATCATTAATcggtaaagcattgtcaggtaacacatgctgTAATGAATCCCACCAGaaatgtcagggatcccggggaggatatcctttatcatccccaccactcacaccaatttgtcatgatccggggttgtttggttgcccctggttccttttgaaggggatttatctatatcccacttccctgttccggtttggaacctgcagctctctggcgccccccttaccctcaggtcaggccaggtactgcacctaggataattagtcgccagaaaggctgcttgctatgtactggctaatgggcacactgcagtgagggcgatataactactcccactcaggtgggaatGATAATTA
The Ranitomeya imitator isolate aRanImi1 chromosome 3, aRanImi1.pri, whole genome shotgun sequence genome window above contains:
- the LOC138671867 gene encoding ribosome-binding protein 1-like, encoding MEGSWGQANTMAGGQSQAHTMEGGQSQAHTMVGGQSQAHTMEGGQSQAHTMEGGQSLAHTMEGGQSQAHTMAGGQSQAHTMEGSQSQAHTMAGGQSQAHTMEGGQSQAHTMEGGQSQAHTMEGGQSQAHTMEGGQSQAHTMAGGQSQAHTMEGGQSQAHTMEGGQSQAHTMAHTMEGGWDQAHTMEGGQSQAHTMAGGQSQAHTMEGGWDQAHTMEGGQSQAHTMEGGQSQAHTMAGGQSQAHTMEGGQSQAHTMAGGQSQAHTMAGGQSQAHTMEGGWDQAHIMEGGQSQAHTMEGGQSQAHTMEGGQSQAHTMAGGQSQAHTMEGGQSQAHTMEGGQSQAHTMEGGQSQAHTMAGGQSQAHTMEGGQSQAHTMEGGWDQAHTMEGGQSQAHTMEGGQSQAHTMAGGQSQAHTMEGGQSQAHTMAGGQSQAHTMAGGQSQAHTMEGGQSQAHTMEGGWDQAHIMEGGQSQAHTMEGGWDQAHIMAGGQSQAHTMAGGQSQAHTMAGGQSQAHTMEGGQSQAHTMEGGQSQAHTMEGGQSQAHTMEGGQSQAHTMAGGQSQAHTMEGGQSQAHTMEGGQSQAHTMEGGQSQAHTMEGGQSQAHTMAGGQSQAHTMEGGQSQAHTMEGGQSQAHTMEGGQSQAHTMAGGQSQAHTMAGGQSQAHTMEGGWDQAHIMLLV